In one Melaminivora jejuensis genomic region, the following are encoded:
- a CDS encoding class I SAM-dependent methyltransferase, translated as MTAADLHPPSQWIVRWSHLVPAGGAVLDVACGAGRHVRWFHERNHPVTGVDQALSATESIANMAAAAIQADIENGPWPLPGRQFAAVVVTNYLWRPLLPTIVASVAPGGVLLYETFAQGNETVGRPARPDFLLAPGELLRACAELRVVAYEDGFLSAPERFVQRIAAVRAPAQPAQRWPLQPPVPAGGQSPR; from the coding sequence ATGACCGCTGCCGACCTGCACCCGCCCTCGCAATGGATAGTGCGCTGGTCGCACCTGGTGCCCGCTGGCGGCGCCGTGCTGGACGTGGCCTGCGGCGCGGGCCGGCACGTGCGCTGGTTTCATGAACGAAATCACCCGGTAACCGGCGTGGATCAAGCGCTGTCAGCTACTGAATCAATAGCAAACATGGCCGCTGCAGCCATTCAGGCAGACATCGAGAATGGCCCCTGGCCCCTGCCCGGGCGGCAGTTCGCCGCCGTGGTGGTGACCAATTACCTGTGGCGGCCACTGCTGCCGACCATCGTCGCCAGCGTGGCGCCGGGCGGCGTGCTGCTGTACGAGACTTTTGCCCAGGGCAACGAGACCGTGGGCCGGCCCGCACGGCCCGACTTCCTGCTGGCGCCGGGCGAGTTGCTGCGCGCCTGCGCCGAGCTGCGCGTGGTGGCCTACGAGGACGGCTTTCTGAGCGCCCCCGAGCGCTTCGTGCAGCGCATTGCCGCCGTGCGTGCTCCGGCGCAGCCGGCACAGCGCTGGCCCCTGCAGCCGCCCGTCCCGGCTGGTGGGCAGTCGCCTCGTTAG
- the dapA gene encoding 4-hydroxy-tetrahydrodipicolinate synthase — MTLSSAPLTGSIVALVTPMLDDGSVDYAALRKLIDWHVQEGTDCIGVVGTTGESPTVNVEEHREIIRVAVEQAAGRVPVMAGCGANSTHEAIALARYARQVGASSQLQVVPYYNKPTQEGQYQHFKAIAEAVGDLPMVLYNVPGRTVADMHHETVLRLSQVPGIVGIKEATGNIERAQWLIRDVPQGFAVYSGDDPTAVALMLCGGHGNISVTANVAPRLMRQLCAAAIAGDRRAAMDIQFQLLPLHRHLFVEANPIPVKWAMARLGLCGPAMRLPMTPLSQGNEAVVEGALRAAGLLA, encoded by the coding sequence ATGACTCTTTCCAGCGCCCCTTTGACGGGCAGCATCGTCGCCCTTGTCACCCCCATGCTCGATGACGGCAGCGTGGACTACGCCGCGCTGCGCAAGCTCATCGACTGGCACGTCCAGGAGGGCACGGACTGCATCGGCGTCGTCGGCACCACGGGCGAGTCGCCCACGGTGAATGTCGAGGAGCACCGCGAGATCATCCGCGTGGCCGTCGAGCAGGCCGCTGGCCGCGTGCCCGTGATGGCCGGCTGCGGCGCCAACTCCACGCACGAGGCCATCGCCCTGGCACGCTACGCCAGGCAGGTGGGCGCGAGCAGCCAGCTGCAGGTCGTGCCCTACTACAACAAGCCCACGCAGGAAGGCCAGTACCAGCACTTCAAGGCCATCGCCGAGGCGGTCGGCGACCTGCCCATGGTGCTGTACAACGTGCCCGGGCGCACCGTGGCAGACATGCACCATGAGACCGTGCTGCGCCTGTCGCAGGTGCCGGGCATCGTCGGCATCAAGGAGGCCACCGGCAACATCGAGCGTGCGCAGTGGCTGATCCGCGACGTCCCGCAGGGCTTTGCCGTCTATTCGGGCGACGACCCCACGGCGGTGGCCCTGATGCTGTGCGGCGGCCACGGCAACATCAGCGTCACGGCCAACGTCGCGCCGCGCCTGATGCGCCAGCTGTGCGCCGCAGCCATCGCCGGCGACCGCCGGGCCGCCATGGACATCCAGTTCCAGCTGCTGCCGCTGCACAGGCACCTGTTCGTCGAGGCCAACCCCATCCCCGTCAAGTGGGCCATGGCGCGCCTGGGCCTGTGCGGCCCGGCCATGCGCCTGCCCATGACGCCACTGTCGCAGGGCAACGAAGCCGTGGTCGAGGGCGCACTGCGCGCCGCCGGCCTGCTGGCCTGA
- the bamC gene encoding outer membrane protein assembly factor BamC yields MNPSTRIGLLGLALALSACSVLESDKIDYKSASKGATLEVPPDLTQLSRDTRYSVPGGTVSAAAYEAGAAQQSRSSASSAAPKAIGDVRIERDGNQRWLVVGRSADQLWEPVRDFWLDNGFIYTLENRDLGLLETDWAENRAKLPQDIIRSTIGKVFDSLYSTGERDRFRTRIERRADGGTEIYVSHRGMVEVYTNTQKDQTVWQPRAADPELETEFLRRLMVKLGVSEEQSRAAAAAPLPAAPAASIGQVDGVPVVQIAEPFDRAWRRVGVALDRTGFTVEDRDRSQGVYFVRYVEPNADRKQQGFFGKLFSRSPDAAPPLKYRIVVRSEGASSTVSVLNAAGAPESSATAERIVRVIADDLK; encoded by the coding sequence GTGAACCCTAGCACCCGCATCGGCCTGCTCGGCCTGGCCCTCGCCCTGTCTGCCTGCTCCGTCTTGGAGAGCGACAAGATCGACTACAAGAGCGCCAGCAAGGGCGCGACGCTGGAGGTGCCGCCCGACCTGACGCAACTGTCGCGCGACACCCGCTACAGCGTGCCCGGCGGCACTGTCTCCGCCGCCGCCTACGAGGCCGGCGCGGCGCAGCAAAGCCGCAGCAGCGCCAGCAGCGCCGCGCCCAAGGCCATCGGCGACGTGCGCATCGAGCGCGACGGCAACCAGCGCTGGCTGGTGGTGGGCCGCAGTGCCGACCAGCTGTGGGAGCCGGTACGTGACTTCTGGCTGGACAACGGCTTCATCTACACCCTGGAAAACCGCGACCTGGGCCTGCTGGAGACTGACTGGGCGGAAAACCGCGCCAAGCTGCCGCAGGACATCATCCGCTCGACCATCGGCAAGGTTTTCGACTCGCTGTACTCGACCGGCGAGCGTGACCGCTTTCGCACGCGCATCGAGCGGCGCGCCGATGGCGGCACCGAGATCTATGTCAGCCATCGCGGCATGGTCGAGGTCTATACAAACACGCAAAAGGATCAGACCGTGTGGCAGCCGCGCGCCGCCGACCCGGAGCTGGAGACCGAATTCCTGCGCCGCCTGATGGTCAAGCTGGGCGTGAGCGAGGAGCAGTCGCGCGCGGCTGCCGCCGCGCCGCTGCCGGCAGCGCCAGCCGCCAGCATCGGCCAGGTCGATGGCGTGCCCGTGGTGCAGATCGCCGAGCCCTTCGACCGTGCCTGGCGCCGCGTCGGCGTGGCGCTGGATCGCACCGGCTTCACCGTGGAAGACCGGGACCGCAGCCAGGGCGTGTATTTCGTGCGCTACGTCGAGCCCAATGCGGACAGGAAGCAGCAGGGCTTCTTTGGCAAGCTGTTCAGCCGCAGCCCGGACGCTGCGCCGCCGCTCAAGTACCGCATCGTGGTGCGCAGCGAGGGCGCCAGCAGCACCGTGTCGGTGCTCAACGCTGCCGGCGCGCCCGAGTCCTCGGCTACCGCCGAGCGCATCGTGCGCGTGATCGCCGACGACCTGAAGTAA
- a CDS encoding MBL fold metallo-hydrolase encodes MLRFRNLASGSGGNATLIEGGSSGTRPCRLLLDCGLSLRQVDVRLQAAGTSAGALDAVFITHEHSDHTGCVLKLALRERIPVWMSEGTWRGMGAPGLDGLLHLAHDGQAIDLGGFEAWPFAVPHDAREPLHLRVSDGATHIGLMTDLGHAPEHVVQHLQGCHALLLEANHDADMLHGGRYPAFLKQRIAGPHGHLANDASAELLRAVCHPGLRQVVAAHLSARNNQPHLAQAALAQAWGCASADIIVADQRTGTNWVAPGQGRWE; translated from the coding sequence TTGCTGCGCTTTCGCAATCTGGCCAGCGGCAGCGGTGGCAACGCCACGCTGATCGAGGGCGGCAGCAGCGGCACGCGTCCTTGCCGCCTGCTGCTGGATTGCGGCCTGAGCCTGCGCCAAGTGGATGTGCGATTGCAGGCCGCCGGCACCAGCGCCGGCGCGCTGGATGCCGTTTTCATCACGCACGAGCATTCCGACCACACCGGCTGCGTGCTCAAACTCGCGCTGCGCGAGCGCATCCCGGTCTGGATGAGCGAGGGCACCTGGCGCGGCATGGGCGCGCCCGGGCTGGACGGCCTGCTGCACCTTGCCCACGATGGCCAGGCCATTGACCTGGGCGGCTTCGAGGCCTGGCCCTTTGCCGTGCCCCACGATGCGCGCGAGCCGCTGCATCTGCGCGTGAGCGACGGCGCCACGCACATCGGCCTGATGACCGACCTGGGCCATGCCCCGGAGCATGTGGTGCAGCACCTGCAAGGCTGCCACGCCCTGCTGCTGGAGGCCAACCACGACGCCGACATGCTGCACGGCGGGCGCTACCCGGCCTTTCTCAAGCAGCGCATCGCCGGCCCGCACGGCCACCTGGCCAACGACGCCAGCGCCGAGCTGCTGCGCGCCGTCTGCCATCCCGGCCTGCGCCAGGTGGTGGCGGCCCATCTGAGCGCGCGCAACAACCAGCCGCACTTGGCGCAGGCCGCGCTGGCACAGGCCTGGGGCTGTGCCAGCGCCGACATCATCGTGGCCGACCAGCGCACCGGGACGAATTGGGTGGCACCCGGCCAGGGACGCTGGGAGTGA